Proteins found in one Candidatus Poribacteria bacterium genomic segment:
- a CDS encoding TIR domain-containing protein, with product MARKIFVSYKHSDDSVENLNGETTARAYVDELIELFEDDEIYKGEGDEDLSEFKDETIETHLKDKIYDSSLTLVLISPNMKDESENESDQWIPWEISYSLKEITRNDRTSQTNGMLAVVLPDEDSSYSYFLEDDTCSACNCRILHTSTLFQILRDNMFNIKEPTYSDCPKHLPQTVYEGHSSYIYSVKWCDFIGDTDKYLDTAEEIRDNKDDYDITKIVKD from the coding sequence ATGGCTAGAAAAATTTTTGTTTCCTATAAACATTCTGATGATAGCGTTGAAAACCTTAACGGTGAAACAACTGCCCGTGCTTACGTTGATGAACTAATTGAACTATTTGAAGATGATGAAATCTATAAAGGGGAAGGTGATGAAGATTTAAGTGAATTCAAAGATGAAACGATTGAAACACATCTGAAAGATAAAATATACGATAGTAGTTTAACGCTTGTCCTAATTTCACCAAATATGAAAGACGAATCTGAAAATGAGTCTGACCAATGGATTCCTTGGGAAATATCATATTCTTTGAAAGAAATCACACGGAATGATCGGACAAGCCAAACCAATGGTATGTTAGCAGTCGTCTTACCGGACGAAGATTCATCATATAGTTATTTTCTTGAAGATGACACATGCTCTGCCTGCAATTGCAGAATCCTACACACGAGTACACTGTTTCAGATACTACGCGATAATATGTTTAATATCAAGGAACCAACATATAGTGATTGCCCTAAACATCTACCCCAGACTGTATACGAAGGTCATTCTTCTTATATTTATTCAGTTAAATGGTGCGATTTTATCGGGGATACGGATAAATACCTTGATACAGCGGAAGAAATAAGAGATAACAAAGATGATTATGACATCACAAAAATAGTGAAAGATTAA
- a CDS encoding tetratricopeptide repeat protein yields the protein MQAQAEQTPYDITIERFSKAIDRRPTFAEGYNYRGIAYGNKGEIDRAIENFNTAIRRKENYAEAYSNRGAVYRMKGDYDRAFEDCNTAIRLDPNLPEAYNNRGIVYKRKGEINQALEDYTKAIELDPGFAYPYYNRGIIYYETEKYDLAIIDYTKAIELRPDLVDPYNNRGNVYTKKGDYERAIKDYDAAIERNTDLAEPYYNRGMIFVRLQKWEKAKEDLTTARNKQENIIIEQFRKEYENVADFEQKYNVKLPKDITALLTPAQA from the coding sequence ATGCAGGCACAAGCAGAACAGACACCTTACGATATCACCATTGAACGTTTTAGCAAAGCAATTGATCGGCGACCCACTTTTGCCGAAGGCTATAACTATCGAGGCATCGCTTACGGTAATAAAGGTGAAATTGACCGCGCTATTGAAAATTTTAACACAGCCATTAGGCGCAAGGAGAACTATGCTGAGGCATACAGCAATCGCGGCGCAGTTTATCGCATGAAAGGTGATTATGATCGTGCTTTTGAAGATTGCAATACAGCCATAAGACTTGACCCAAATTTGCCAGAAGCCTATAACAATCGAGGGATAGTTTATAAACGCAAAGGGGAAATAAATCAAGCTCTTGAAGATTATACCAAAGCGATAGAACTCGATCCGGGTTTTGCTTATCCTTATTACAATCGTGGTATTATTTACTACGAAACAGAGAAATATGATCTCGCAATTATAGATTATACCAAAGCAATAGAACTGAGACCCGACCTTGTCGATCCTTATAACAATCGAGGGAATGTTTACACTAAAAAAGGTGATTATGAACGTGCCATTAAAGATTACGACGCTGCGATAGAACGCAACACTGATTTAGCAGAACCATACTACAATCGCGGTATGATATTTGTACGCTTGCAGAAATGGGAAAAAGCCAAAGAGGATCTTACAACTGCCAGAAACAAACAAGAAAATATCATCATTGAACAGTTTCGCAAAGAATACGAAAATGTTGCCGACTTTGAACAGAAATACAATGTCAAACTACCAAAGGACATCACCGCCCTTCTAACCCCCGCGCAGGCATAG
- a CDS encoding FxLYD domain-containing protein, with translation MKRNFGTLTLLVAILMAATLIGCERTTQQTIPMMPVADDEESAVRLAITDTYDNVRNGAHLIISYDAVTDAFTGTVTNTTNAILTQVRVEVHLYDGMVTVDELGPTPDVDLMSGESHAITLPVMSQSFTEWVAHPEVGPRSAGGGEGGAESGAEGGAEGGGEHGGQGGEGAEGGGN, from the coding sequence ATGAAACGCAATTTTGGAACCCTCACGCTACTGGTCGCCATACTGATGGCGGCGACGCTTATCGGTTGTGAACGGACAACGCAGCAGACAATCCCTATGATGCCAGTAGCAGATGACGAAGAGTCGGCAGTCCGACTCGCTATTACCGATACTTATGACAATGTCCGAAACGGTGCGCATCTGATTATATCCTATGATGCAGTGACCGATGCCTTTACAGGCACTGTTACAAATACGACCAATGCGATTTTAACGCAAGTTCGCGTTGAAGTTCATTTATATGACGGTATGGTCACCGTCGATGAACTCGGTCCAACACCGGATGTTGACCTTATGTCCGGTGAATCGCACGCCATCACACTACCAGTCATGAGCCAATCCTTTACCGAGTGGGTAGCACACCCCGAAGTCGGTCCCAGAAGTGCTGGCGGCGGCGAAGGTGGTGCCGAAAGCGGTGCTGAAGGTGGTGCCGAAGGCGGCGGCGAGCATGGCGGCCAAGGCGGCGAAGGTGCTGAAGGCGGCGGTAATTAA
- a CDS encoding tetratricopeptide repeat protein, whose product MNNKLTDRDDLFSKHSRRGNQRLFARKYDEAIEEYSRAIELKPDYAPIYSIRGYAYRIKGDFESAIKDYNKLIQLRPDNADAYCDRGIAYSKKSEFARALQDFRKAIKIKPNFADAYNGRGLTYHQMNQVDQALRDFDKAIELRPDFAKAYNNRSSVYKDKGDIDKALEDTSKAIEFQPNLAYAYNNRGNAYVMKGITSLAIKDFNKAIRLNPELAEAYCNRGVAYENSGELECAIQDYTKAIELQPDYAVAYNNRGVVQNKKDEIDLAIKDFDAAIQIKSDFADAYGSRGYAYYAKGEFDRAIVDYNKAIELKPNFAEAYNNRGLVYLVEGELELAIDDMGKAIESNPDYAEAYYNRGVVWSRLQQWENARLDLTVANIIGKNSINAFHHINRNIVNLEGSPDVNPPEDIAAMLTPLQT is encoded by the coding sequence ATGAACAACAAATTAACTGATAGGGACGACCTTTTTTCCAAACATTCGCGACGCGGGAACCAGAGGCTGTTCGCGAGAAAATACGACGAAGCCATTGAAGAATACAGTAGGGCAATAGAACTGAAACCCGATTACGCCCCTATCTATAGTATACGCGGCTACGCTTATCGCATCAAAGGTGATTTTGAATCTGCCATCAAAGACTATAATAAACTAATACAACTCAGGCCCGATAATGCTGATGCCTATTGTGATCGCGGGATCGCCTACAGCAAAAAAAGTGAATTTGCGCGTGCCCTTCAGGACTTCAGAAAGGCGATAAAAATTAAACCAAATTTCGCCGATGCCTATAACGGTCGTGGCTTGACATACCATCAGATGAATCAAGTAGACCAAGCCCTTCGAGACTTCGACAAAGCAATAGAACTCAGACCCGATTTTGCCAAGGCGTATAACAATCGCAGCTCGGTTTACAAAGATAAAGGTGATATTGATAAAGCACTTGAGGACACGAGTAAGGCAATAGAATTCCAGCCTAATTTGGCGTATGCCTATAATAATCGTGGAAACGCTTACGTTATGAAAGGGATAACAAGTCTCGCTATTAAGGACTTTAACAAAGCGATACGCCTAAATCCTGAACTTGCCGAAGCCTATTGCAATCGCGGCGTTGCTTATGAAAATAGTGGTGAACTTGAATGTGCCATCCAAGACTATACAAAAGCGATAGAACTTCAACCTGATTATGCAGTAGCGTATAACAATCGCGGAGTGGTTCAGAATAAAAAAGATGAGATTGATCTTGCCATTAAAGACTTTGATGCGGCGATACAAATCAAATCAGACTTCGCTGACGCGTACGGTAGTCGTGGTTACGCTTATTATGCCAAAGGCGAATTTGACCGAGCTATTGTAGACTACAACAAAGCAATAGAACTCAAGCCAAACTTTGCCGAAGCATATAATAATCGTGGTCTTGTTTACTTAGTTGAAGGTGAGCTGGAACTTGCCATCGACGACATGGGCAAAGCGATTGAATCTAATCCTGATTATGCCGAAGCATATTACAATCGCGGCGTGGTATGGTCAAGGCTGCAGCAGTGGGAAAATGCAAGATTGGACCTGACTGTTGCGAATATCATAGGAAAAAACAGTATCAACGCATTCCACCATATTAACAGAAACATCGTAAATCTTGAAGGGAGCCCCGATGTCAACCCGCCAGAAGACATCGCTGCAATGCTAACTCCCTTGCAGACATAG
- a CDS encoding DUF5615 family PIN-like protein: MKLLFDQNLSDQLVTLLADLFPNSIHVKTIGLNTAADTELWDYARDNDYLIVSKDTDFRNRSVIHGYPPKVIWIRIGNCSTSAVEYNLRKHFADIKEFARDVNAGLFILW; the protein is encoded by the coding sequence ATGAAACTTCTATTCGATCAGAACCTATCCGACCAACTGGTGACACTACTGGCGGACCTGTTTCCTAATTCTATCCATGTCAAAACAATAGGGTTAAATACGGCAGCGGATACCGAGTTATGGGATTACGCCCGTGATAACGACTATCTCATCGTTTCAAAAGATACAGACTTTAGGAATAGGAGCGTTATTCACGGTTACCCGCCAAAAGTGATTTGGATCAGGATAGGGAATTGTTCGACAAGTGCTGTCGAATACAATTTGAGAAAGCATTTCGCTGATATTAAAGAATTTGCGAGGGACGTAAATGCCGGATTATTTATCTTGTGGTAA
- a CDS encoding TIR domain-containing protein produces MRHVFFSFDWDDVWRVNQVRHSWVAKGSYTAAGFVDSAQIETLKRNTDLAIKRWIGKQMDGTSVTCVLIGSQTANSRWVKYEIEQSIEKGNGLLGVYIHNVKDRHGWTSTKGASPFRQPPFNLTPTTNTNLVYPCCSYYDWVNDNGRDNLGSWIEKAAQQAGR; encoded by the coding sequence ATGCGACACGTATTTTTTAGTTTTGATTGGGATGATGTCTGGCGCGTCAACCAAGTCCGACACAGTTGGGTCGCAAAGGGAAGTTATACTGCAGCGGGTTTTGTTGACAGTGCCCAAATTGAAACGCTGAAAAGAAATACTGATCTTGCCATCAAACGATGGATAGGTAAGCAGATGGATGGTACATCTGTGACTTGTGTCTTGATTGGCAGTCAAACTGCTAATAGCAGATGGGTAAAATACGAAATTGAGCAAAGCATTGAAAAGGGAAATGGGTTGCTTGGTGTGTATATCCATAATGTAAAAGATAGGCACGGTTGGACATCTACTAAGGGAGCAAGCCCTTTCAGGCAACCCCCATTTAACCTTACACCTACCACCAACACTAATTTGGTTTATCCTTGTTGCTCATATTACGATTGGGTCAATGACAATGGGCGTGACAACCTTGGCAGTTGGATAGAAAAAGCTGCTCAGCAGGCTGGTAGATAG
- a CDS encoding FRG domain-containing protein: protein MNTPVEISSLADYINQIDTITDPEKSYLYRGQENETWRITSSAYRRLVSSSEDLGREDDLLPYPLRDLYQNYLLEIIDEIKLRYPSTYRDLSALECMAHLQHNRVATGLIDFTFAPLVALWFACTSENINGKVIVLENNSEKIEEITTIEQLQQDLAVFFPIDQEDWYLWSPTLDSQIVETQRLIMQQSVFLFGLPEIDTEMITQEITIRSGDKADIKTALEKMGISEKTLFSDLLGFFERNNATQPYNLSVDALDS, encoded by the coding sequence ATGAACACACCGGTAGAAATATCCAGTTTAGCAGACTACATCAACCAAATAGACACGATAACCGATCCCGAAAAAAGCTACCTCTATCGTGGTCAGGAAAACGAGACATGGCGTATAACTAGTAGTGCCTATCGTCGCTTGGTAAGCAGTTCCGAGGATTTGGGACGGGAAGACGATCTTCTGCCTTATCCGTTGCGCGATTTGTACCAAAATTATCTCCTTGAAATTATTGATGAGATTAAACTGAGGTATCCATCTACATATAGAGACCTGTCCGCTTTAGAGTGCATGGCGCATTTACAGCATAATCGTGTTGCTACAGGCCTAATTGATTTTACCTTTGCTCCGTTAGTCGCTCTCTGGTTCGCGTGCACTAGTGAGAACATAAATGGCAAGGTTATTGTGCTGGAAAACAATAGTGAGAAAATTGAAGAGATAACAACTATTGAACAGCTTCAACAGGATTTGGCAGTATTTTTTCCGATTGATCAAGAAGATTGGTATCTATGGTCTCCGACGCTGGACAGTCAAATAGTGGAAACCCAACGGTTGATTATGCAGCAATCGGTGTTCCTATTCGGCTTACCGGAAATAGATACAGAAATGATCACACAAGAAATTACAATCCGTAGCGGTGACAAAGCAGATATCAAAACGGCGTTAGAAAAAATGGGAATCTCGGAAAAAACCTTATTTTCCGACTTACTCGGTTTTTTTGAAAGAAATAATGCTACACAACCTTATAACTTATCAGTTGACGCACTTGACTCCTGA
- a CDS encoding FxLYD domain-containing protein, with translation MNSHLRILTAIAFTLILIAGITGCSNDEETPATENPIAAGASDEESSVRYGLTDTYDNVRNGARLVISYNAGTDAFTGTVTNTTNAILTQVRVEVHLYDGTVTVDELGPTPNVDLAPGESHDVTLPVGGLSFTEWVAHPEVGPSTGSGGEGAEGGGHEHGPGGEGAGGG, from the coding sequence ATGAATAGCCATTTGAGAATTCTCACAGCAATCGCTTTTACGCTGATATTGATAGCCGGTATTACCGGATGTTCAAATGATGAAGAAACTCCCGCTACAGAAAATCCAATCGCTGCTGGCGCAAGTGACGAAGAGTCGTCAGTCCGCTACGGTCTTACCGATACATACGACAATGTCCGAAACGGTGCCCGTCTGGTTATATCCTATAATGCGGGGACCGATGCCTTTACAGGCACTGTTACAAATACGACCAATGCGATTTTAACGCAAGTTCGCGTTGAAGTTCATTTATATGACGGTACGGTCACTGTTGATGAACTCGGTCCAACACCGAACGTTGACCTTGCGCCGGGCGAATCGCACGATGTCACACTTCCGGTCGGGGGCCTATCCTTTACCGAGTGGGTAGCACACCCCGAAGTCGGCCCTAGCACTGGCAGTGGTGGTGAAGGTGCTGAAGGCGGCGGGCATGAACATGGCCCAGGTGGCGAAGGGGCTGGCGGTGGTTAA
- a CDS encoding FxLYD domain-containing protein encodes MNPIYGVLAASTIILMVSISGCSKKKEVPIDSGGEESNVEFALDAQYDKVRNGARLILTYDAQSNAFKGTVENTTDETLKQVRVEVHLSNGKELGPTVPGDLAPGEKREILLTATSTNFDGWTAHPEVGEGEHSHGEENGEHGRESEGEHGHGEERGEHAQEGKGEHN; translated from the coding sequence ATGAATCCGATTTATGGCGTTCTTGCAGCAAGTACTATCATATTGATGGTTAGTATAAGTGGGTGTTCAAAAAAGAAAGAGGTGCCCATTGACAGTGGCGGTGAAGAATCTAATGTTGAATTCGCATTGGACGCGCAATACGATAAGGTTCGTAACGGTGCCCGACTCATTTTAACGTACGATGCCCAAAGTAATGCCTTCAAAGGCACGGTCGAAAATACCACAGACGAAACCTTGAAGCAGGTTCGAGTTGAAGTCCACTTATCAAATGGAAAAGAGTTAGGCCCAACAGTCCCGGGTGACCTTGCTCCCGGCGAAAAGAGAGAGATATTACTCACTGCGACAAGCACGAACTTCGACGGATGGACTGCACATCCGGAAGTCGGCGAGGGTGAACATAGCCATGGGGAAGAAAATGGTGAGCATGGCCGGGAAAGCGAGGGTGAGCATGGTCATGGAGAAGAGCGTGGTGAACATGCCCAAGAAGGTAAAGGTGAACACAACTAA
- a CDS encoding Gfo/Idh/MocA family oxidoreductase — protein MPLDRKIRYGMVGGGPDAFIGAVHRKAAALDGEIDLVAGAFSSSPEKSRQQGSELFLDANRVYGSYKEMAEKESQLPEGERIDFVSIVTPNHVHFDVAKTFIEAGFHVVCDKPMTTTVADAETLCSLVKQHDVVFALTHNYTGYPMVKQARELVKAGKLGTLRKIVVEYPQGWLATFLEDEGAKQAVWRTDPKQAGASSCIGDIGSHAENLAHYITGLEIEEICADMTTFVEGRLLEDDGNLLVHYQNGVRGVLYASQISVGEENNLRIRVYGTDASLEWHQENPNYLSVRFPDGPEQVYKRGNDYLAEVVQHNSRIPFGHPEAFIEAFANIYVNAARTIAAKIAGETPTEFDTDFPTVQDGARGVHFINAAVESGKQRAWIDASYTPPA, from the coding sequence ATGCCACTGGATAGGAAAATACGTTATGGCATGGTAGGTGGCGGACCGGATGCGTTCATCGGTGCCGTCCATCGTAAAGCTGCGGCTCTTGACGGAGAAATTGATCTCGTCGCTGGCGCGTTCTCATCATCACCCGAAAAGTCGCGTCAACAAGGGAGCGAACTCTTTCTCGACGCAAACCGAGTCTACGGCTCTTATAAAGAAATGGCGGAAAAGGAGAGTCAACTGCCCGAAGGCGAACGTATCGATTTCGTCTCAATCGTGACACCGAATCACGTCCATTTTGATGTCGCCAAAACCTTTATTGAAGCCGGGTTCCACGTCGTCTGCGATAAACCGATGACGACAACGGTTGCCGATGCCGAGACACTCTGTAGCCTCGTCAAACAGCACGATGTTGTCTTCGCACTCACACACAACTACACGGGATACCCGATGGTGAAGCAGGCACGCGAACTCGTGAAAGCGGGGAAACTCGGAACGCTTCGGAAAATCGTTGTAGAATACCCACAAGGTTGGCTCGCCACATTCTTGGAAGACGAAGGCGCGAAACAAGCCGTCTGGCGCACTGATCCTAAGCAGGCAGGCGCGTCCTCGTGTATCGGGGACATCGGTTCACACGCCGAGAACTTAGCACACTATATCACGGGACTGGAAATCGAAGAAATCTGTGCAGACATGACGACTTTTGTAGAGGGACGGCTCTTAGAAGATGACGGGAATTTATTAGTCCATTATCAAAATGGGGTCCGCGGTGTCCTGTACGCATCACAGATTTCTGTAGGTGAAGAGAACAACTTACGCATCCGCGTTTACGGCACCGATGCCTCACTCGAATGGCACCAAGAGAACCCGAATTATCTCTCCGTCCGTTTCCCAGACGGTCCCGAGCAAGTTTACAAACGCGGCAACGACTATTTGGCAGAGGTTGTCCAGCACAACTCACGGATACCTTTCGGACATCCAGAGGCTTTTATTGAGGCATTCGCAAATATCTATGTCAACGCCGCACGCACCATCGCTGCAAAAATCGCAGGCGAAACTCCGACTGAGTTTGACACGGATTTCCCGACCGTCCAAGATGGAGCCCGCGGTGTGCATTTCATCAACGCGGCTGTAGAAAGCGGCAAACAACGTGCATGGATTGACGCGAGTTACACACCGCCCGCGTAA